From Arachis stenosperma cultivar V10309 chromosome 2, arast.V10309.gnm1.PFL2, whole genome shotgun sequence, one genomic window encodes:
- the LOC130963390 gene encoding putative expansin-B2: MKVHTFNVVVLYCMLLICTCYCFNPKLSFYNSSKVDANAEQWQPASATWYGPPDGAGTDGGACGYGSSVGNPPLSKLVSAGGPNIFNNGEGCGACYEVKCTENEACSGETVTVMISDQCPGCPATHFDLSGFAFGSLAKPGQQDNLRNAGRINLQYQRVSCSFGQPIVFTIDNGANQYYFATEIEYENGEGNLVDVKLKQANQDSWIPMKRLWGARWVLNLGSLMQPPFSLKLTETSANGSSKTIEANNVIPAGWQPGQVIRSAINFNN, from the exons atgaagGTTCACACGTTTAATGTTGTAGTCCTTTACTGTATGCTCTTAATATGCACTTGTTATTGCTTCAACCCCAAACTATCGTTCTATAATTCTTCCAAAGTTGATGCAAATGCAGAACAATGGCAACCAGCATCAGCTACATGGTATGGACCGCCAGATGGCGCTGGAACAGATG GTGGTGCTTGTGGATATGGTAGTAGTGTGGGGAATCCTCCACTCTCTAAATTGGTATCAGCTGGTGGCCCTAATATTTTCAACAATGGCGAAGGATGTGGCGCTTGTTATGAG GTGAAATGCACAGAAAATGAAGCATGCTCTGGTGAAACAGTGACAGTGATGATATCAGATCAATGCCCTGGATGTCCAGCCACTCATTTCGATCTCAGTGGCTTTGCTTTTGGTTCATTGGCAAAACCAGGGCAGCAAGATAATCTTCGCAATGCTGGACGCATAAACCTTCAATATCAAAG GGTTTCATGCTCATTTGGGCAGCCAATAGTATTCACCATAGATAATGGGGCAAACCAATACTACTTTGCAACCGAAATTGAATATGAAAACGGGGAAGGAAATCTTGTGGATGTAAAATTGAAGCAAGCAAATCAAGATTCATGGATTCCAATGAAACGTTTATGGGGTGCAAGATGGGTTCTCAACCTTGGTTCTTTAATGCAACCTCCATTTTCTCTTAAGCTCACTGAGACTTCTGCCAATGGCTCCAGCAAGACCATTGAAGCTAACAATGTTATCCCTGCTGGTTGGCAACCTGGCCAAGTTATTCGATCAGCCATAAACTTCAATAATTAG